A window of the Mannheimia granulomatis genome harbors these coding sequences:
- the torC gene encoding pentaheme c-type cytochrome TorC, whose product MIRAIKSFFTKPANKIGLGVLVSIGFVAGAVSWHQFNKAMDKTSSEEFCVSCHSMQKPLEELKQTVHWSNKSGVTATCSSCHLPHDYTEKYARKVQASREVLAEMTGKYKDEGAFEKHRLEMAEREWARFAANGSKECKACHSYERMNFEKMSEAARKAMIPAAEKDQSCMDCHKGIAHHLPKVDENAVKSKFDQFVNKSPNQGKSYYTKGNAELFLDEGLSQAIGQLETAVPVAFVKAGSNADLVELTMWRKEKGFGRIWYHDFGKNITDAVLTKEFMANEPKFEVLETREDPITGLNWQKVKLQAWIGKAQLLDDVTPIWANAENQYKTQCSTCHRQPDVAHFDSNSWIGLFNGMIGFTNMDKQTGKEVLRYLQMHASDSEGAKH is encoded by the coding sequence ATGATAAGAGCGATAAAATCCTTTTTTACCAAACCGGCTAATAAAATTGGTTTGGGGGTATTGGTCAGTATCGGCTTTGTGGCAGGTGCAGTGAGTTGGCATCAATTTAACAAAGCGATGGATAAAACTAGCAGTGAGGAGTTTTGCGTAAGTTGTCACTCTATGCAAAAACCGTTGGAAGAGCTCAAACAAACGGTCCACTGGTCGAATAAAAGTGGGGTAACGGCTACCTGTTCGAGCTGCCATTTGCCACATGATTACACCGAAAAATACGCACGCAAAGTGCAGGCAAGCCGTGAAGTGTTAGCGGAAATGACAGGAAAATATAAAGATGAGGGAGCGTTTGAAAAACACCGCTTAGAAATGGCAGAGCGGGAGTGGGCAAGATTTGCCGCCAATGGCTCTAAAGAGTGTAAAGCTTGCCACAGCTACGAGCGAATGAATTTCGAGAAGATGTCGGAAGCGGCACGCAAAGCGATGATTCCGGCAGCCGAGAAAGATCAAAGCTGTATGGACTGTCACAAAGGGATTGCCCACCACTTACCGAAAGTGGACGAAAATGCGGTGAAATCGAAGTTTGATCAGTTTGTGAATAAATCACCGAATCAAGGCAAATCGTATTACACCAAAGGCAATGCGGAACTGTTCTTAGACGAAGGCTTGAGCCAAGCTATCGGGCAGTTGGAAACCGCCGTGCCGGTTGCGTTTGTTAAAGCAGGCAGCAATGCGGATTTGGTGGAACTGACGATGTGGCGTAAAGAAAAAGGCTTTGGACGTATTTGGTATCACGATTTCGGTAAAAACATTACCGATGCGGTGCTTACCAAGGAATTTATGGCAAACGAGCCGAAATTTGAGGTATTGGAAACCCGAGAAGATCCGATTACCGGCTTGAACTGGCAGAAAGTCAAACTGCAAGCGTGGATTGGAAAAGCGCAGTTACTTGATGATGTCACCCCAATTTGGGCGAATGCGGAAAATCAATACAAAACGCAATGCAGTACCTGCCACAGACAGCCTGATGTTGCCCACTTCGATTCAAATAGCTGGATTGGCTTGTTCAACGGTATGATCGGCTTTACCAATATGGATAAACAGACCGGCAAAGAAGTGTTGCGTTACCTGCAAATGCACGCATCTGATAGCGAAGGGGCGAAGCATTAA
- a CDS encoding nitrate/trimethylamine N-oxide reductase NapE/TorE — protein sequence MRSELFKTLLLSGLILPLLMAFAVGAYGFIVWMLQIFVIGLPGA from the coding sequence ATGCGTTCAGAATTATTTAAAACGTTATTGCTGTCAGGGCTAATTTTACCATTACTGATGGCATTTGCCGTGGGGGCTTACGGCTTTATTGTGTGGATGTTACAAATATTTGTCATCGGATTACCGGGAGCTTAG
- a CDS encoding NapC/NirT family cytochrome c, whose product MLKRFWNWFCRPSKMAIGAVILISALGGIFAWSGFNAGLAMTNTEEFCSDCHMNDVVPEYRASSHYSNRSGVKAICSDCHVPHEFFPKWQRKIIAAKEVYAHIVGKVDTKEKFETYRGEMAEREWARMKANNSQECRNCHNFDDMDFTQQKEVAQRMHTLAQEQGKTCIDCHKGIAHNLPHMEAIQKNFIPDDLLKKSEEKK is encoded by the coding sequence AGTTATCCTTATTTCAGCACTAGGTGGGATTTTTGCATGGAGTGGTTTTAATGCCGGTCTTGCAATGACGAATACTGAAGAGTTTTGTTCTGACTGCCATATGAATGATGTTGTGCCGGAGTATCGTGCATCATCTCACTACTCAAACCGCAGTGGTGTAAAAGCGATCTGTTCTGACTGCCACGTGCCGCACGAGTTTTTCCCGAAATGGCAACGTAAAATTATTGCTGCCAAAGAAGTATACGCTCACATTGTTGGTAAGGTAGATACTAAAGAGAAATTTGAAACCTACCGAGGCGAAATGGCGGAACGTGAATGGGCTCGTATGAAGGCGAATAATTCACAAGAGTGTCGAAATTGCCATAATTTTGATGATATGGACTTTACTCAACAAAAAGAAGTTGCACAAAGAATGCATACTTTAGCACAAGAGCAAGGCAAAACCTGTATTGATTGCCATAAAGGTATTGCTCATAATCTTCCACATATGGAAGCAATCCAAAAGAACTTTATTCCGGATGATTTACTAAAAAAATCAGAAGAGAAAAAATAG